A region of the Verrucomicrobiota bacterium genome:
CCCAGCCGGTTAAACGTACTTCGATTTCCTCGTCGGCTTTGTCGTCCGCATCACGGTCAGGAACAAACATCAAGTTTGGTGGAGCCCCTAGCCAGAGTCCATCGAAGCCCACCGCAATGGCCGAAGGAAATGGAATACCTTCCAGGAACACTTTCTTCGTATCCATCTTCCCGTCTCCATCCACGTCTTCGAGGATTAGAATCCGGCTATCCCCATAATTGGAAAAGCCGCTTCTACGCGTTTCATAATCGCGATTTTCTGCTATCCACATACGGCCCCGATCATCCCAGCAAAACGCTAAGGGTTGGGTGATTTGCGGTTCCGAGGTTACCAAGGTAACTTCCAGCCCATCCGGCACGGTCATTTTCTCGATCGCTTGTTCACCGGTTAAAAATTCAGCCTCCTTTGCTTCATTTCTGGCAGTGATCCATTCAGCATAGTTATTGGTCTGCCCGGTGTAGGCTTTCCAGTCCTCGTGCATATGAATATCGTTCAACTGACCGGTATAAACCTTGAATTGGTGGCGGTAGGTCTTGGTGGCGCCCGCAGGAATTTTCCAATCGCCCAAAAGGGACCTGGCCGGCCCGACACCCAATTGATTATCCACGCGCCAAGGCATAGGAAAGGCATCGTTATCCGGATGATCAAAAATGGCGATGTGCCCCCAATCGTCTTTGTCGCGTCCCTTTATTTCCATTCCAACATCCACCCAGGATGAACGCTGCCCCTCAGCGCGTTGGTTTTTCTGACGAGAACTGTTTACCACTTCGCCTTCGTTTCCTACTTCCCAGGGCATGCGAAGAAAAAGCCCACCATACTTAAATTCGGAAATGGTGAGATCAGTGTGGGCTTTTCCAGACCAGACAAGATCGATGAAATACTCATCGTCCAGGTCCCGCATGGACCAGACCTGAGTCTCCTCCATCAGGGCCGTACCTTCTTCGTCCAACAGATGATAAATCGTCTCCCACTGAACCACCTCGCCTTCAGCGGAAATCACATTGGCCTCGAGTAATTTCCAATAGCCGTTGGAAGGGTTGTGGAAGTAATCGCGTCCGTTGACCCGGGTGAATCCCCAATAGAGTCCTGTTTGATGCAGGTGGTGGCCCGGGCTGTATTGAGTAAGCTCACCATTACCATCCGGTGCAACGATCGGATGTATGTAGGGCCGATGATCGGCGCGCACATTTTCCACCAGAATCGGTTCCGTCCCATTTTCACGGAAAACAGAAATCTTATTGTCGCTCTTTTCCAGACGGAGAACTCCAGCAAACAACTGGGCAGATGTGAGAAGAAAAAAGAGAAAGAATATACGAGGTAACATAAGAGAAGATTGGTAAAATTTTGGAAGTCTGTCTTGCCTAAAAGTGACAGTTTTTTTAGCTCCTGGCCATCCCACTTCTTGAAAACAATCAAGCCCAGAGATAGAAGACCAAAGAAACAGACTTTCACTTCACCGCTAACGAAGAACGATTTCAAGCCTGCAATAGAAATAAGTCTCTTTATCGAAGTTCATGCTAAAACCTGCATTTTCTATCTTCGTTCTTCTGAGGTTGTTTTCTCGACCTTACTTTCTCCAGCCAAAATGCAGCTCGGCCATTTCTTTTATGTCGTTTCCAATGGCCAGACATGCAGTTGCTGCAGGAGAAGGCGCATTGAGCACGTGAATGGCATCATCCTTATATTCTATTCTGAAATCGTCACGCGTATCCCCATCAACCCCTAACAACTGAGCTCTTACACCAGCTCTTCCAGGTTTGATATCCTCCATCGTCAAAGATGGAATCATGCGCTGTAAGGTTTCCAAAAACAGTTTCTTAGAAAACGCCCGACGGTACTCGTTTATAGCAAAACCCATGTTTCCAAACAGTAATTTCCAGGTACCCCGGTAGGTCAATGCATCGAAAGTATCCCTGAAACTAAAGTCGGTTTTGCCGTACCCTTCTCGCTTAAAGGTAAATACTGCATTGGGTCCGCACTCGATTTCTCCGTTGGTCATTCTTGTGAAATGCACACCGAGGAATGGAAAGTCAGGATTGGGAACCGGGTAAATCAAGTTCTTCACCTTATGCTTCGCCGATTCAGTCAGTTCGTAATAATCTCCACGGAATCCAACCACTTTTTCTTTTAAAGGCACCCCATCCTTCTTTGCTAACCGATCCGCTTGAAGGCCTCCGCAGAAAATCAGTTTTTTCGCCTTAAAAGTCCCCTTGCTTGTCTTTAGGTTTCTCAGGTTTCCCGTCCTCTCAAATCCGAGCACTTCATGTCCGGTTAAAATCTTGGATTCACTGTTTATCGCCGTAACGAGTTCAGCCAGTTTATTGGTCGTACCGATAAAGTCGATGATACCGGTACAAGGAACCCAAATACCACCAATCGATTTAACATAAGGTTCAATTTCCTGTAATTGTTCAGCCGAAATTTTTTCGATTCCCTCGGTATTGTTTGCCAAACCATTGGCAAAGATCTTATCCATGAATGGCAATTCAGACTCGTGGGTTGCCGCCACCACCTTACCACAAACGTCATGAGCGATATGATGTTCCTTTGCGAAAGCAACAAGCTCATGACGGCCAATGACACAGTTCTTTGCTTTTTTGGAACCTGGCTTGTAATACAGGCCGGAGTGAATGACGCCTGAATTATTACCTGTCTGGTGTGGTGCCAGATGGTCTTCTTTTTCTAAAACCAGCACTTTAAAACCCGGGTAGGCTTTTTGTATCTTATAGGCAGAAGCTGCTCCAACAATCCCACCACCAACAATGGCGATATCAAAAATAGTATTCATAATAATCAGGAATCGATTTCCTTGTTTTCCTAGTGAACAAGAAGGATCTGGGCGGATGACACAATACGTTTATAGCTTTGAATCCGAAAAACTGACCAGCGAATCCACCTGGTCAGATACATCTGCGACAGATGGGCTTAAGATTCCATTTGAATAGGCCGTAAAATGTAACCTGCCGATCCAACTCAGTCGTTAACAACAAAACCAACTAATACCCCGTTTTGCTCTCGAATTCTCAAATACATCCACACTTTGAATAAAATCAAAAATTTGCGGTACTCCAAAAGCTCCATTCTTTTATGAAAACACTTAACGCTTCATCATTTCTGCTTTGCTCTACAATTGGCCTTTTCTTTACTTCTTTCGCCGTGGCGGATGAATGGTCACAATACCTGGGCCCCAACCGCGACGGGAACATCAGCGGATTTGTAGCACCCGATACCTGGCCCAAGGAATTGAAGAAACACTGGAATCTTGAGGTGGGGGAAGGTCTTTCCCAACCCACCCTGTCTGACGGAAAACTTTATGTTTTTGCTAAAGCAAACGGGCTGGAAACCATCTATTGCTTAGACGCTGACAGTGGAAAGGAAATCTGGAAGAACGCCTACCCCTCTGCCGCAATCGAAGGCGGACCCAGCCGACATTCCGGACCTCGAAGCACACCTACCGTGGCCAACGGGAAGGTGGTAACATTGGGCCTGCATGGAGTGGTTTCATGCCTGGATGCATCCTCCGGCAAGCTCTTATGGCGAAAAGAAGATATTGAAGGCGAGCTCCCACAATTTTATACCTCCTCCTCTCCGCTGGTGGTAGACGGTTTGTGTATTACCTAGATCAGCGGCATCCATGCTTACGATCTCGATTCAGGAAAAGAAAAGTGGAAATGGACAGAAGATGGCCCCTCCTACGGATCTCCCATTTTAATTCATCTCGACGGAACGAAAGCTATCGTTACACCGACTCAAAAAACGCTGACCGTGCTGCGGGTGTCGGATGGAAAACAGCTTTGGCAGATGCCATATAACCAGGGAAGACAAAATACAGCTTCACCTATCGTGAGTGGTGAAACCTTCTATCTTGCCGGCCCTGGTCGCGGAATGACAGCTTCCAAATTTATTAAAACTTCCGACGGATTTGATACAGAAGAACTGTGGCAGAACCCCGAAAACTCTCTTCAATACAATTCTCCCATTCTTAGAAAGGGTTTTGTTTACGGAATTTCTCAACGGAATGAATTGTTTTCATTAAACGCCGAAACAGGAAAGACGGCCTGGACATTAGCAGTGGGTCCCATTCCCGACGAAAACCGTCAACCGGGCGGACAAGGACGTCGCCCACAGGGACAAGGAGGGCAAGGCGGCGAGCGCGTGCGTGGTGAAAATGCCGAACAGGGTCAGGGTGGTGGCCAGGCGAGACGTCCCGACAGAGAAAGCGGTAGTCAAGAAGTACAGCAAGGAGGCCGAGGCGGACAACAGGGAGAACGCGGCGGACAACAACCGGGACGTGGAGGTCCCGGAGGAGGAGGCGGACAAGGCGGTCGCGGACCTGGTGGTGGCGGAACTGGCGGAGGCCAACCCGGGTTTGGATCCATTCTCGCAACCGATTCCGTTTTGATCGCACTGACTCCATCCTCTGAATTGATCGTTTTTCAACCTGATGAGAAAAACAGCAATGAGCTCGCCCGTTACAAAGTTTCTGATTCACCCACCTATGCCTACCCGGTCCTGGCAGGAAACCGTATTTTTATTAAAGACCAGAATTCGGTGACGCTTTATTCGATTGATTAGGGCAACTCGGCGGGAACGCAGGTGCAGTCATCCTTTATGACTCGCGGCGATTATACAGTGCGCAAGATCTTGGGAGATAAAAAGCACCAAACAGGTTTCGGCTTTATTTCAAAATTTGATCTGAAATCGCGCAGGATAATTAAGAAAAATCAGCCTTTCCATTTTCGAATTCTTTGAGTGCAAAACGGACTGCATCATGTTCCTCGATTTTTATTTCAGCTGTCAGAAGCAACTGCCTAAGAAGATTAACGATATCCGGTTTTGATTACTCATACCCACTGAACAAAACCCAGAGTAGCGGTTTTGATCAATCAGACTCCATACATTTTCTATTCCAGGAACAAAGCCGTGATATTTTCTTCGAGGTCGTTCCATTTCTGGTTGGAGAGATTCGATATGAGAGCAATCACGACTCCCTCCCCAGGATAGATCTTGAAAATAGTGGATCCACCAACTGAACCACCGTTGTGACCAATCCAGGAACGACCAGCATCGTCGATTCCTGAACGCCATCCGATTCCGTAATCGATCACCTCACCCGCGGAAGATTTCTGGGAGGTCCATAGAAGTTTGATAGTTTCAGCTTTGAGGATTTCATTTCCCAGATAAGCGAAGCCGAAACGGACCAAATCGTCTGAAGTTGAAATAAATCCTCCTCCAGCCCACTTATAGCTGTTATCCACTGCGGGGGCGTTATTCAATTGATCCCCATAGATTGCATAGTAGCGGCCTCTATTGGGAATTATGGAATAAACCTGGTCCGCTTCAGTGTGATCCATACCCATTGGGCCAAACACATGATCATCCATGTACTCCAAATAATTCTGCCCCGATGCCCTTTCGATGACCGCGCTGAGCAAATTAAAGCCATAGCTCGAATAGGAGTATCCCAATCCCGGTGCATGAATCAATGGGTCATCTTTAAAAATGGATAACGCCTCCAGAACCGATTCATAGCGTTTGCTGTTCTGCACTTCGTTACCTTTGTAATGACGAATACCCGCCAAGTGACCGGCCAGCAGACGCGTAGTGACTATTCCTTGTTTTTCAGGGAAAGACGGAACGTAGGTTTGGACCGGAGCATCCAGATCCAGTTTACCTTGCTCGTATAGAAGGCCAATTGCAGTCGCCGTCATAGGCTTGGCCACACTACCCACTCTAAATCTGGTTCGGTCAGGGTAGACAGGCACCTGTTGTTCGAGATCAGAGTAACCAAAACCCTGCGACCAAACGATCTCTCCCTTAACACCAACACTGACCGTGATTCCGACCGTCTGAGTCTCAGCCATCCAATCATTAACCAGGGCGACAGCCTGATCACCTGGGTTAGCGGTTAGTCGATAGGATGAGCCGAACAAGACGACGGTCGCCAATAAACTTATAGAGACAAATTACTTAGTCATACAATAATGAATAAACCTGAGTACGCACCTAGAGGAGCAAAACCGCAACAAAAGTTTTTTCGACCACAGATTTCTCAGATGGACCCAGATTAAGTGATAGATTCTTAATAAAGATTGGTTATTGAAAACTGACAAAAATCACCGGAAATAATGGAAAAAAATACAGAATTTAACCACCAGTCTCCGCCAAGGCTACGACACGGCACGGCTGATGGCACAGATTTTCACTGATTAGAAATCATCAAATTATTCGTTATCACTAATTAGTTTAGGCTTTTCAAAGGGAGACTACATTCAGCTTTTCGCGTATTTCAGCGCATTTCGTAGTTAAAGCATTTTTCTTCGAATTTATTTCACACTGATTAACTCAGATGGGCAGGATTGCTGTAGTAGATTCTTAACCACCAATGGACGAATTATTGAACAAGAGCTAACTGAGATAGCGGAGTACGAACCGCCTGAAACAACGAAGTGAACAACATACTTTTTACATAAGAACTCTGTTTCCTTTGTTACCTTGTTCAAATCAAATAATTGCTCCATTTGAGAAAAGAACAACATCCAGAGATCAATTGAAAGAAGTAGTTTGAATTCTTGGCTTAAAAACAAGATTCCAGCGGATAGTGGTACCAAGAGCACGAAGAAATACCTGATTCTATCTTTGCATCCTTGGAGGCTTGGTGGTTCATCTTTCTTCAATGTCCATCAAAACCTGTCTCTTTGACCTCGACGGAACTCTGACTGATCCCAAGCCAGGGATCACTGGATCCATTCAATATGCGCTGAAGAAGCTCGGACAAACCGTGCCGAGCCAGGACGAATTGGAGTCCGCGATCGGCCCTCCTCTCCTTGAAACTTTTATGCAGTTTATGGGAGGAGATTTAGATGCAGCCAGGCAGGGGGTGCTTTTCTACCGTGAACGTTTTGGCACCATTGGGTTGTTTGAGAACAGGGTGTACCCGGGCATCCACGACTGTTTGACAAAGTTGAAGGACGCAGGCCACTCACTCTTTGTCGCTACCTCAAAACCACATTATTACGCCAAACAAATTGCCACGCACTTTAAGTTCGATCATTTTTTTGGCCACATTCACGGCAGTGAAATGACGGGTGAACGCCAGGATAAGGGCGACTTGATACAATACATAATTGAAACTGAAGGCCTCAGAGCAGAGACCACGATAATGATCGGCGATCGCAAGCACGATATTATCGGCGCTAAGAAAAACAATTTAAGAACCATTGGAGTTACCTATGGATATGGCTCCAGGGAAGAACTGACGACAGCCGAGGCAGACGAGCTTGTGGAAACTCCGGCTGAGATTTCAAAATTACTTTTGTAACCCGCTTTACGGAATAAGCCTACTGTGATTCCGAAACAAAAACCAGTCGTGAAAACTTACTTGCTCCTCCCAGCGGAACATTCGATCGGATCCTTACTTTCTCCAAACCACCTTCCATCGATTCCGTAGAAAACGGTGCATTGCCGATGAGTGATTCGAAACCAGGACTTAAACTAAACTGAGGAACTACGGTAACATCGGTTGCCTCCGGATTTCGAATAAACTCAAGGACATGGTAATCGACTGAACCGATTGACATAATTTTGTTTACCGGACGAGAGAATGAAGCGGTATCCGAAGCATCGGTACCAAAAAAGTATTCAAGAACATTGGGAATGCCATCGAAGTCGGGATCGTCCTCTTCGGCACGTTGGTTTTCAGGAAGCTGAAGGCCATTCAGATAATCCACAAATCCGGGAACCACCTGGGCGGCCTTAACGGAATTAATGACATTTCGAAACTCGGTGATTGGTGCAGTCAGATCACCATATCCCAAATGAGAGTACACCAATTCCCATTGCTCATGACTTGCGGAATTTTTTACGCCATTAATAATGGCGAAGATGGGTTGACCTCCGGATTGAAAGCGGTTGGCGACAGCTCGATTAAAGTCATTCAGGACAAATGGGAGTTGATAGAAATTAATAAAATTCTGCGTGGGGCTTTCGGCACCACCTTGAAGGTTGAGGGCAACGTGCATAAACTCAACCCCATCTGCATTCCCGTTTCGACTACCGTAATAATCAATCAAGCCAGGACCAATCGCACCGGCTGCAGCTTTGCAGAAAGGACACCAGTAAGCAAACCACTCCAGGAAAATCACCTTTCCTTCCAGATCATAAAGACTCACTGGCTGATTAGTTTCGCGATTCGTTAAGGTGAAGTTTTCTACGATATCTCCAACCTGATACCGCTGGGCTTCAAGGTTTGAAAACGCGGAGGTCAACAGTGTTGTCAGTAAGAAGTTTTTGATGAATCGAGACATAACAATAGACAGTTAGAGGGATCGACTAACCGCAATTTGGGCAATCGTCCAATCGCGATCGCTGTACAAATTTTGGAAGAAATCGATACCTGGATTGGTTGGCTCATAGTCATTCTCAAGTGGGGCCGCATAAATCCTCATTGACCACTGATCACCAATCCATCTAACGCCGATGCCAACGCGACTACTCTCCAAGCCGGGTGCAGCGCTCGTGAAGAGGAGTGCATTTTCAATTTCGCCCGTATCTTCATAATACCAACCGTCGACAAATATATAACATTTATCGGAGGCCTGATACTCCAAGGCGACGCCCCCATAAAATGCTTCGAACTGAGGATCTTCTTTCGAGCCACCTACATTCCAACGTGAAACCCACTGTTCTCCATGAGCTACATTGATGTTAGCACCGACTCCATATCGGGTCGACCGATCAGTGGTTTGTGTCACCCTGAATTCAAGAAAGGAGCGAATGTTTTTCGTCAGAATATTCTCAGTCGATAGACTTGCCGCAACCGTATCTAAAGTGAGCTCACCTCGACGCAGTCCATCAAAATCAATTTCGTAACCCGGTGACACATCATCTCGAAGGGCCGAAATACTGAATTGGGCAAATCCATTGCCCGGTTGATACTCCCAACGAGTACCAGCCGTTGCATTGATGCCCTTAGGGTCAGCTTCGACATAGTTCTCTGCTCCGGGAAATCCGTACAACTCACTAAACTGTTGCCGATAGTATTCATCGAGCCAAACAGATCGATAGTTCGTAAATCCATCGTAAGCCCCGGCTCCTCCCGATAGCCACCAATGGTCACCGAGTTGTTTCTTTGAATTAAATTGAATGGCAATAATTCTTTCACTCACCGCTTTTTCCTCTCCATTAAAGTCGAAAGCAACCGGTTGATAATCCAATTGATAGTCGCCGTAAGCCAGACTGATCGAAGATTCCCAATTGTCAGAATTAAAGTCACCTATCCAGCTTAGTTGTTTCAGCGTTATGTCGTCCGAATCAACCCACTCCAACCCGCTATCCCAATTTGCCACTTCAATCGAATAAGCTACCCGGAACATAAACAGGATTTGGATAAAACCCAAGGCGGGAGAATTCATCCCTAGAAATTTAATTGACGCTCTCATCGCCTATCGACATGCCGTGCAACCAGCCGCAGCGGCTCCTCCGGAAACAGCACTGCCCGGCTCAATTTGAGGCAATAGATTAACCCGGTCTCCTTCCACCATGGAATCTGAACGAGTCATCCCGACTTTTGAGACAAGAGCTTGCTCGTAAACAGGGACATTCGTGCACCCCACTGCTGCAAAAATTCCCGGTATTATGAGAACTAAACAAATGCGACAAAGGTAGTTGGAAGGCTTAATCATCTAAAAGAAAATGCAGGTCTTAAACATAGACGCTTTGTGAATGGTATTATTCCAAACCTGAATAACAGATTGAGTTAAGAGAATTCTTCTTAGAAACTGATGCCAGTACTATCCGTATCGGAAAAGTTGGTGAGCTAAACGTGCTGATCTACCAAAACTGGATTACCATCCGGGTCGATTACTATGAAACTAGCCGGGCCTATAGAACTCTCATCCGCCTCGCTCATGAGACTCACCCCTTCAGATTTTAGTTTCTTCTGAAGGTCCCGAACATCCGTAAACGCTTCGAGCTGTTTTGCAGACTGATCCCAGCCCGGATTGAAGGTCAGCATATTTTTTTCAAACATCCCTTGAAAAAGACCTATCACATGATCCCCATTCTTTAGAATCAGCCAGCCCTGAGAAATATCACCGCCGAATTCCTCGAATCCCAACTTTCCATAAAACTCCTTGGAGGCTTCTATATCCTTCACCACCAAACTAATTGAAAATGCACCCAGTTCCATAATCTGCTTTTTTCTAATGATTTGGACGAAGAACTGCCCTAAGCGCAAGCCCAAGCCAAGGCTACCGGTTAATAACCAAGAGCGTGATTTGGTCTACAGCCCAGGAACAAAGTATTTGATCTCTACCCTGATAGGGTGGACTACTTCCTCTTTCGTGTTTGCTCATTTTTTTTACCGTGAGAACAATCGTATCCGAATAGCAATGAATCCAAATTCAAACAATAAACCTGGCCAATATTATTAAGAACAAGGCACCAGAAAGATGACTTCCTATCACGTATACTTCACGGCAAAAGATGGAGTGACCGATCAGGAATTGCTTACGCAGGTGCATCAATTCATGGAAGGTCAGATCTGCGATAATCATGCGGTATCTTACCGCGTGCTACGAATGACCAACAAGGCCAGCTTTGTGGATCTACCTGATTACCAGCTGATCGTGGATTATCGATCAGAAGAAGATCTGCAGCTTGGCATGAGAAACATGAAGGAGAACTATCGGAAGGAGCCTCATGCCTCTCTCATGAAGATGGTATCTACATTTCGAGTTGCGTTTTCCACGGACGAAACAGGGCCGGAGGCGCATCAGTAAAAATTTTAGCAATAGGTAACATCCCAGTCGATGAATTAAACCAGGTAGTTGGAGAAATGAAAATCATAACCACGGAGATCACGAAAGCACGGTGTAGAAGTGAAATTGGTTATTTCCGCAATTCCTCTGTGTCCTCCGCGTCCTCGAGCGAAGCGGGTGGTTGAAAAAGAAAAGAGAATAATGAATCATGGAGTACGGAATAATCGTACAGGATCAGTCCTACGGAGAAGTCAAAAAATCTATCTCTACAACCAGACGAACTACCCAATCAGCGAAAATGCGTATAAGACTGAGGTTGGAAGCCATTGCTACTCTGGGGCGAGAAGGTAGCTCTTGATGAATGCCATATCGGCTGGGGATAATCTTCGTTGAACGACAGCCAGGTTGTTTTCCACTTGTTGGGCATTTCGGAAACCGGGAATGACGCTGCAGACCTGGGGAAAATTTAGAACGAAGCGAAGAGCGACGGCTGCTAAATCTGGTATTGTGTCGCCGAAGCGTTTCTTGAGTTCGGTGAGTTTCGGCTGAAGTGAAGACAGGTTTTCTTTACTAAATTTCAGGGCACCTTGGCGGTGATCACCGGCCTCAAATTGAGGAGGATTATCCGGATCGAATTTATCGAGCAAAATCCCCTGGTTGAGAGGACTGAATGCGACGAAAGAAAGTTCATTTGCCGATAGCAGTTTACCGACAGGACCATTCGGTTCGATGAACTGCGTATCCATGGCATGCGCCCAACTTTGTAATACAGTGGGTTGAACGACGGGAACCGCAGCCTTGAAATGGGCGGCTGTATAGGCTGACTGGCCTTTGAGCCTCACCTTGCCCTCCTCGACCAGCGAATTGAGCGTTTCCGCAGCTTCAGACAGATACTGATTCTTCTTACAAAAATTCCCGTGATGGAGGTAATAGATGTCGATATAATCGCGGTTTAAATTCCGAAGCGACTGCTCACATTGATGACGAATATTCAAAGGATCGTATGCATGAGCAAAGGTCCCACGATTGTGCCCCACTTTTGTCGCGATAATAAAGTCTTCCGATTTTAAACCGAGACGTCGAAGGATGCGTGCGAGCATCTGTTCAGCACGGCCATTCCCATAAACATCGGCATTATCGAAGTGATTTACGCCATTATCGACAGCCAATTTTATAGCCTGGAATATTTCCGCCTCATCGACATTAGCCCAGCCTGTCGCTTTGCCTTCTATAAAGTTCAATCCACCCATGGTCCAACAACCGAGACTCATTTCTGAGACTTTGACGTCCGATTTCCCCAGGTTCCGATATTCCATAGTTTTCACAAAATCACCGCCATGGCTCTTTGGCGGATTTGAAAAATACATTGATAGATGCCTACTTTTTGTAAACATCCTTCCTTCCCGAAAGGATTCGCGCTGAACGGTGAATCTTGACCCTATGAACGCACTAAAATTTTCCTTACCACATTCGACTTCATTTCACCGACTGCAACGAATTGGATTTTTTCTCAGCCTCAGCGTGATGGTATCCTTCACTTCGAGGGCAGACGAAGAGACCGTTAACCTGGCACTGATGGAAATCATAGCC
Encoded here:
- the lhgO gene encoding L-2-hydroxyglutarate oxidase, translated to MNTIFDIAIVGGGIVGAASAYKIQKAYPGFKVLVLEKEDHLAPHQTGNNSGVIHSGLYYKPGSKKAKNCVIGRHELVAFAKEHHIAHDVCGKVVAATHESELPFMDKIFANGLANNTEGIEKISAEQLQEIEPYVKSIGGIWVPCTGIIDFIGTTNKLAELVTAINSESKILTGHEVLGFERTGNLRNLKTSKGTFKAKKLIFCGGLQADRLAKKDGVPLKEKVVGFRGDYYELTESAKHKVKNLIYPVPNPDFPFLGVHFTRMTNGEIECGPNAVFTFKREGYGKTDFSFRDTFDALTYRGTWKLLFGNMGFAINEYRRAFSKKLFLETLQRMIPSLTMEDIKPGRAGVRAQLLGVDGDTRDDFRIEYKDDAIHVLNAPSPAATACLAIGNDIKEMAELHFGWRK
- a CDS encoding serine hydrolase; translated protein: MATVVLFGSSYRLTANPGDQAVALVNDWMAETQTVGITVSVGVKGEIVWSQGFGYSDLEQQVPVYPDRTRFRVGSVAKPMTATAIGLLYEQGKLDLDAPVQTYVPSFPEKQGIVTTRLLAGHLAGIRHYKGNEVQNSKRYESVLEALSIFKDDPLIHAPGLGYSYSSYGFNLLSAVIERASGQNYLEYMDDHVFGPMGMDHTEADQVYSIIPNRGRYYAIYGDQLNNAPAVDNSYKWAGGGFISTSDDLVRFGFAYLGNEILKAETIKLLWTSQKSSAGEVIDYGIGWRSGIDDAGRSWIGHNGGSVGGSTIFKIYPGEGVVIALISNLSNQKWNDLEENITALFLE
- a CDS encoding HAD family hydrolase, whose amino-acid sequence is MSIKTCLFDLDGTLTDPKPGITGSIQYALKKLGQTVPSQDELESAIGPPLLETFMQFMGGDLDAARQGVLFYRERFGTIGLFENRVYPGIHDCLTKLKDAGHSLFVATSKPHYYAKQIATHFKFDHFFGHIHGSEMTGERQDKGDLIQYIIETEGLRAETTIMIGDRKHDIIGAKKNNLRTIGVTYGYGSREELTTAEADELVETPAEISKLLL
- a CDS encoding TlpA disulfide reductase family protein, which produces MSRFIKNFLLTTLLTSAFSNLEAQRYQVGDIVENFTLTNRETNQPVSLYDLEGKVIFLEWFAYWCPFCKAAAGAIGPGLIDYYGSRNGNADGVEFMHVALNLQGGAESPTQNFINFYQLPFVLNDFNRAVANRFQSGGQPIFAIINGVKNSASHEQWELVYSHLGYGDLTAPITEFRNVINSVKAAQVVPGFVDYLNGLQLPENQRAEEDDPDFDGIPNVLEYFFGTDASDTASFSRPVNKIMSIGSVDYHVLEFIRNPEATDVTVVPQFSLSPGFESLIGNAPFSTESMEGGLEKVRIRSNVPLGGASKFSRLVFVSESQ
- a CDS encoding VOC family protein, which gives rise to MELGAFSISLVVKDIEASKEFYGKLGFEEFGGDISQGWLILKNGDHVIGLFQGMFEKNMLTFNPGWDQSAKQLEAFTDVRDLQKKLKSEGVSLMSEADESSIGPASFIVIDPDGNPVLVDQHV
- a CDS encoding aldo/keto reductase — encoded protein: MEYRNLGKSDVKVSEMSLGCWTMGGLNFIEGKATGWANVDEAEIFQAIKLAVDNGVNHFDNADVYGNGRAEQMLARILRRLGLKSEDFIIATKVGHNRGTFAHAYDPLNIRHQCEQSLRNLNRDYIDIYYLHHGNFCKKNQYLSEAAETLNSLVEEGKVRLKGQSAYTAAHFKAAVPVVQPTVLQSWAHAMDTQFIEPNGPVGKLLSANELSFVAFSPLNQGILLDKFDPDNPPQFEAGDHRQGALKFSKENLSSLQPKLTELKKRFGDTIPDLAAVALRFVLNFPQVCSVIPGFRNAQQVENNLAVVQRRLSPADMAFIKSYLLAPE